In Novosphingobium resinovorum, the following are encoded in one genomic region:
- a CDS encoding LacI family DNA-binding transcriptional regulator, which translates to MEIEKEAITSLDVARRAGVSQSAVSRAFTPGASIAADKRERIIAAAEELGYRPNPLARSLLRGRSNIVGVGVGYLTNPFFTQTLQLLSDALDGAGLRLMLFPAQGSTRPEPSIHEILHYRIDALVLLSVSPSSTLTEQCRRAQVPVIHYNRTTPAQDASCVVGDNETGARAIAAHLLAGRHRRFAFMAGTADSSTNAQREAGFTEYLAERGAPAPIREDGAFDFDTAMAATRRLLLRKDRPEAIFCANDTMALAAITVARHEFGLDVGREISIAGYDDVPMAAWPGFSLTSYSQPAAFMVAETLRLILSLRTDADRHEQVVAQGSLVVRGSTRPVGA; encoded by the coding sequence ATGGAAATCGAGAAAGAGGCGATCACGTCCCTGGACGTCGCGCGCAGGGCCGGCGTGTCGCAATCGGCGGTGTCGCGCGCCTTCACGCCGGGCGCGAGCATCGCCGCGGACAAGCGCGAGCGGATCATCGCCGCCGCCGAGGAATTGGGTTACCGGCCCAATCCGCTGGCCCGCTCGCTACTTCGCGGGCGCTCTAACATCGTCGGCGTCGGCGTGGGCTACCTCACCAATCCGTTCTTCACCCAGACCCTGCAACTGCTGTCCGACGCGCTGGACGGCGCCGGGCTGCGCCTGATGCTGTTCCCGGCGCAAGGCAGTACCCGGCCCGAGCCCTCCATCCACGAAATCCTGCATTACCGGATCGACGCGCTGGTGCTGCTGTCCGTCAGCCCCTCCTCCACCCTGACCGAGCAGTGCCGCCGCGCGCAGGTGCCGGTGATCCATTACAACCGCACCACCCCCGCGCAGGATGCCTCCTGCGTGGTGGGCGACAACGAGACAGGCGCGAGGGCGATCGCGGCGCACCTGCTGGCCGGGCGTCACCGCCGCTTCGCCTTCATGGCGGGCACCGCGGATTCCTCCACCAACGCCCAGCGCGAGGCGGGATTCACCGAATACCTTGCCGAGCGGGGCGCACCGGCCCCGATCCGCGAGGATGGCGCCTTCGATTTCGATACCGCGATGGCCGCCACCCGCCGCCTGCTGCTGCGCAAGGACCGGCCCGAGGCGATCTTCTGCGCCAACGACACCATGGCGCTGGCCGCGATCACCGTCGCCCGCCACGAATTCGGGCTGGACGTGGGCCGCGAGATTTCGATCGCCGGGTACGACGACGTGCCGATGGCGGCATGGCCCGGCTTCTCGCTCACCAGCTATTCGCAGCCCGCGGCCTTCATGGTGGCGGAGACCCTGCGCCTGATCCTGTCCCTGCGCACCGATGCCGACCGGCACGAGCAGGTCGTCGCGCAAGGCTCCCTCGTCGTGCGCGGCAGCACCCGCCCGGTCGGCGCCTGA
- a CDS encoding ester cyclase, with product MTDTQAPKKPATPRTDIAPSDGETGRVLQVERRDFTQLVPEGRKRVQSMRGFDECYTDIVDYIIRCTHRIWDERDVGLIYSHYTHNCVAYTTMGTMYDRETHIRDTIQRLVEFPDRRGMAQQVIWNGDDVNGFYTSHMTHGLGRHTEPGSWGKPTGRTYCTRTVADCMILENKIYKEWIVRDNMGPLIQVGLDPHVFAQGIAQKKFDLGETVLDLTENRRLLGQYPPESEADLSIAHNAGEEQLLEWLHHIYNKRMFGKIHEIYAPNCQWHGPLMRELYGVASVLHQTMRLVALLPDCSFVPQHIASVDSEEGGTKYAVRWVMDGHHLGYGSLGAPTGHHLFVMGVTHFHVKDGKIVDEWVVYDELSMLVQLKLAAIQAAA from the coding sequence GTGACTGATACCCAAGCCCCCAAGAAGCCCGCAACACCGCGCACCGACATTGCTCCCAGCGACGGCGAGACGGGCCGCGTCCTGCAGGTCGAGCGGCGCGACTTTACCCAGCTTGTGCCCGAGGGGCGCAAGCGCGTGCAGTCGATGCGCGGTTTCGACGAATGCTACACCGACATCGTCGACTACATCATCCGCTGCACCCACCGCATCTGGGACGAGCGCGACGTCGGCCTGATCTATTCGCACTACACGCATAACTGCGTCGCCTACACCACGATGGGCACGATGTACGACCGCGAGACGCACATCCGCGACACCATCCAGCGCCTCGTCGAATTCCCAGACCGGCGCGGCATGGCGCAGCAGGTGATCTGGAACGGGGACGATGTGAACGGCTTCTACACCAGCCACATGACGCATGGGCTGGGCCGTCACACCGAGCCGGGTTCCTGGGGCAAGCCGACGGGCCGCACCTACTGTACCCGCACCGTCGCCGACTGCATGATCCTGGAGAACAAGATCTACAAGGAGTGGATCGTGCGCGACAACATGGGTCCGCTGATCCAGGTCGGCCTCGATCCGCACGTCTTTGCGCAAGGGATCGCGCAGAAGAAGTTCGATCTCGGCGAAACCGTGCTCGACCTCACCGAGAACCGCCGCCTGCTCGGCCAGTACCCGCCCGAGAGCGAGGCCGACCTGTCGATCGCGCACAATGCGGGCGAGGAGCAGCTGCTCGAATGGCTGCACCACATCTACAACAAGCGCATGTTCGGCAAGATCCACGAGATCTACGCGCCCAACTGCCAGTGGCACGGGCCGCTGATGCGCGAACTCTACGGCGTGGCATCGGTGCTGCACCAGACCATGCGCCTCGTCGCGCTGCTGCCCGACTGCTCGTTCGTGCCGCAGCACATCGCCTCGGTCGACAGCGAGGAAGGCGGCACCAAGTACGCGGTACGCTGGGTGATGGACGGCCACCACCTCGGCTACGGCTCTCTCGGCGCGCCGACGGGGCATCACCTGTTCGTGATGGGCGTGACCCACTTCCACGTGAAGGACGGCAAGATCGTCGACGAATGGGTGGTCTACGACGAGTTGTCGATGCTGGTGCAGCTCAAGCTGGCGGCGATCCAGGCGGCGGCCTGA
- a CDS encoding HpcH/HpaI aldolase family protein codes for MNTPAFRERLTSGELLVGTFVKTPSPIVAEVLSLTGLDCLCLDAEHAPFDRATIDGCVAMTRAIGMPSLVRIPVATPEQVLNALDCGATGVVAPHIRNAAEAAAFARACRFGAGGRGYAGSTRAACYTTRPMADHLRLSERETVAIAQIEDPEAVEDIDEIARVDGIDCLFVGRVDLTVGYGLASQDHERVVAAVERICDAGRRNGRAVGMFLSRIEDVTHWHERGASLFLLGSDHGFLLQGAADLLDRARRSVAV; via the coding sequence TTGAACACGCCCGCGTTCCGTGAACGGCTGACCTCGGGCGAACTGCTGGTCGGCACGTTCGTCAAGACACCCTCGCCGATCGTCGCCGAAGTGCTGTCGCTCACCGGCCTCGACTGCCTCTGCCTCGATGCCGAGCATGCGCCGTTCGACCGCGCGACCATCGACGGCTGCGTAGCCATGACCCGCGCCATCGGCATGCCCAGCCTCGTGCGGATTCCGGTAGCGACGCCGGAGCAAGTGCTCAATGCGCTGGATTGCGGCGCCACCGGTGTCGTCGCGCCGCATATCCGCAATGCCGCAGAAGCCGCCGCCTTCGCCCGCGCCTGCCGCTTCGGCGCCGGAGGGCGCGGCTATGCCGGCTCCACCCGCGCGGCCTGCTACACGACGCGCCCAATGGCCGACCACTTGCGCCTGAGCGAGCGCGAAACCGTGGCCATCGCCCAGATCGAAGACCCCGAAGCGGTCGAGGACATCGACGAGATCGCCCGCGTCGACGGCATCGACTGCCTGTTCGTCGGCCGCGTGGACCTGACGGTGGGCTACGGCCTTGCCAGCCAGGACCATGAACGCGTCGTCGCCGCCGTCGAGCGCATCTGCGACGCGGGGCGCAGGAATGGCCGGGCGGTCGGCATGTTCCTCAGCCGGATCGAGGACGTGACCCACTGGCACGAACGCGGCGCCAGCCTGTTCCTGCTCGGCTCCGACCATGGCTTCCTTTTGCAGGGCGCCGCAGACCTTCTCGACAGGGCGCGCCGGTCCGTTGCCGTCTGA
- a CDS encoding LacI family DNA-binding transcriptional regulator produces MPKPRSTKKLKSTGMEDGRRPTSYDVARIAGVSQSAVSRCFAPNASIAPAKRELILKVAAEIGYKPNALAQALISKRTNIVAVIIAARTNLYYPEVLAEVGARLSEKDFRVLLFALSQESEVDGVLDQIWRHSVDGVISAARLSTAQVAQFAEHRVPVVLYNRVASGAASVRCDSGEGERDLVGRLLAAGHRRFGLISGPLDNYVGEERRSAALMALSMAGITEVPEVRGDFTYESGHAAMAELHARGCEAIIAVNDMMAIGAMDAARIDLGLSVPQDLSIVGFDGSGASRLGAYDLTTVRQPVRRMTEAAIELLIKRIEDASAPPEQRLFSGQMEAGSSARIAVEGY; encoded by the coding sequence ATGCCAAAGCCTCGATCGACCAAGAAGCTCAAGTCCACCGGAATGGAAGACGGTCGCCGTCCCACGTCTTACGACGTGGCGCGCATCGCGGGGGTTTCGCAGTCAGCCGTATCGCGCTGCTTCGCCCCTAACGCGTCGATCGCGCCTGCCAAGCGCGAACTGATTCTCAAGGTCGCGGCGGAAATCGGGTACAAGCCCAATGCGCTGGCACAGGCTCTGATCTCGAAGCGGACCAACATCGTGGCGGTCATCATCGCTGCGCGCACGAACCTCTATTATCCCGAAGTCCTGGCCGAAGTGGGCGCGCGGCTGAGCGAGAAGGACTTTCGCGTGCTGCTCTTCGCATTGTCGCAGGAGAGCGAGGTCGATGGCGTGCTGGACCAGATCTGGCGACATTCGGTCGATGGCGTGATCTCGGCGGCGCGCCTGTCCACGGCGCAAGTCGCGCAGTTCGCCGAGCATCGCGTGCCGGTCGTCCTCTATAATCGCGTTGCCAGCGGTGCCGCCTCGGTACGGTGCGATTCGGGGGAGGGGGAGCGCGATCTGGTCGGGCGCCTGCTCGCGGCGGGGCATCGGCGCTTCGGCCTGATCTCCGGCCCGCTGGACAACTACGTCGGCGAGGAGCGCCGCAGCGCCGCGCTGATGGCGCTGTCTATGGCCGGGATCACCGAGGTGCCCGAAGTCCGCGGCGACTTCACGTACGAGAGCGGCCATGCGGCGATGGCAGAACTTCACGCCAGAGGGTGCGAGGCGATCATCGCCGTCAACGACATGATGGCTATCGGCGCAATGGACGCGGCGCGAATCGATCTGGGTCTGTCGGTGCCGCAGGACTTGTCCATCGTAGGCTTCGATGGTTCGGGTGCATCGAGACTCGGTGCATACGACCTCACTACGGTCCGTCAGCCCGTGCGCCGGATGACCGAGGCGGCCATCGAGCTTCTAATAAAGCGTATCGAAGATGCCTCCGCTCCGCCTGAACAGCGATTGTTCAGCGGTCAGATGGAGGCGGGAAGCAGTGCGCGAATTGCCGTAGAAGGCTATTGA
- the hisD gene encoding histidinol dehydrogenase, translating into MTDAPHGFSETTTYIKAPARDQITDSGDVAGLVARVLADVRAEGDAAVRRYSAQFDKAELDRFEVSPAERQAALDELDPQTRADTEFAIDNVRRFAEAQLGTILPLEIEPIPGLHLGHRVIPIDRVGAYVPGGRFPLLSAPIMTIVPGKVAGCAEVVACLPPNAHRAMIAGCHLSGADRIFRIGGAQAIAAMAYGTESVPQVNKIMGPGNAFVNEAKRQVFGPVGIDQLAGPSEIFVVADASGDPELIACDLLGQAEHDVRTRVGLITTDRALAEATVREVERQLQTLATAKVAAESWENYGEVVLCADEAAMIAYSDFVAAEHLQVHTADPHGFAKKLRNYGSLFIGENASVVYSDKNVGTNHTLPTMGAGRYTGGLWVGSYVKIATHQWLEDKAVAAVAPPAIRQSGSEGLEGHQKAAAIRFDRLKQPA; encoded by the coding sequence ATGACCGATGCGCCGCACGGATTTTCCGAGACCACAACTTACATCAAGGCGCCCGCGCGCGACCAGATCACCGACAGTGGTGACGTCGCCGGCCTGGTCGCCCGCGTCCTCGCCGACGTCCGCGCCGAAGGCGATGCCGCCGTGCGCCGCTACTCCGCGCAATTCGACAAGGCCGAACTTGACCGCTTCGAGGTCAGCCCTGCCGAGCGTCAGGCCGCACTCGACGAACTCGACCCGCAGACCCGCGCCGACACCGAATTCGCGATCGACAACGTGCGCCGCTTCGCCGAGGCGCAGCTGGGCACGATCCTGCCGCTGGAGATCGAGCCGATCCCCGGCCTGCACCTCGGCCATCGGGTGATCCCGATCGACCGGGTCGGCGCCTATGTGCCCGGCGGCCGCTTCCCGCTGCTTTCCGCGCCGATCATGACCATCGTTCCGGGCAAGGTCGCGGGCTGCGCCGAAGTCGTCGCCTGCCTGCCGCCCAATGCCCACCGCGCGATGATCGCGGGTTGCCACCTTTCGGGCGCCGACCGCATCTTCCGCATCGGCGGCGCGCAGGCGATCGCGGCGATGGCCTACGGCACCGAGAGCGTGCCGCAGGTCAACAAGATCATGGGCCCCGGCAACGCCTTCGTGAACGAGGCCAAGCGGCAGGTCTTCGGCCCCGTCGGCATCGACCAGCTGGCAGGGCCTTCCGAGATCTTCGTCGTCGCCGATGCCTCGGGCGATCCCGAACTGATCGCCTGCGACCTGCTGGGCCAGGCCGAGCACGACGTGCGCACCCGCGTCGGCCTCATCACCACCGACCGCGCGCTGGCCGAGGCGACCGTGCGCGAGGTGGAGCGCCAGCTCCAGACCCTCGCCACCGCCAAGGTCGCGGCGGAATCCTGGGAGAACTACGGCGAAGTCGTGCTCTGCGCCGACGAGGCGGCGATGATCGCCTATTCCGATTTCGTGGCGGCCGAGCACCTTCAGGTCCACACTGCCGACCCGCACGGCTTCGCCAAGAAGCTGCGCAACTACGGCTCGCTGTTCATCGGCGAGAACGCCAGCGTGGTCTATTCTGACAAGAACGTGGGCACCAACCACACCCTGCCGACGATGGGCGCGGGGCGCTACACCGGCGGCCTGTGGGTCGGCTCCTACGTCAAGATCGCCACGCACCAGTGGCTGGAGGACAAGGCCGTCGCCGCCGTCGCCCCGCCGGCGATCCGCCAGAGCGGCAGCGAGGGCCTCGAAGGCCACCAGAAGGCCGCCGCAATCCGCTTCGATCGGCTGAAGCAGCCCGCCTGA
- a CDS encoding amidase has translation MEARLDACLDRIGAEDHRWNAMLALNPHARMAARDADAAMRRRMPVGPLHGMVLAIKDNIDIAGMATSSGCLALEAAMPLANATVIDRLVDGGAVIVGKTNLSEFSFEVRSRSSLGGDVLSPFAPATTAGGSSGGSAVAVARGFASAAIGTDTGGSIRIPAACNGLVGLRPAHGMLPLDGVAPLAPSTDTIGPIARTVEDARGLYLAMGGKIPAGETGAPPRIGVLRAAFGTDPRVIAACERALRKLADGGAELVDPFAIPDIAQMLAGPHIVDVEFAAAFDAYLARNFVAGTAPQSLAALLEGGRFLPEYRPVILDRLSRSAEEAQAVLAAHRRLTDTLLRAMAEHRLDGLFHPTLRVIPEGLGNPKVGWAPELAPRTGWPAISVPAGAQTCPVGVELLAPTGREQLLFDLARMIEQA, from the coding sequence GTGGAGGCAAGGCTGGACGCCTGCCTCGACCGCATCGGCGCCGAGGATCATCGCTGGAATGCGATGCTGGCGCTGAACCCGCACGCCCGCATGGCGGCGCGCGACGCGGACGCGGCCATGCGCCGAAGGATGCCGGTGGGGCCGCTCCACGGCATGGTGCTGGCGATCAAGGACAACATCGACATCGCAGGGATGGCGACCAGTTCGGGATGCCTCGCGCTCGAAGCCGCGATGCCGCTCGCCAATGCCACGGTGATCGACCGGCTTGTCGATGGCGGGGCCGTCATCGTCGGCAAGACCAACTTGTCCGAGTTCTCCTTCGAAGTGCGATCGCGCAGTTCGCTCGGCGGCGACGTCCTCAGCCCCTTTGCCCCGGCCACGACGGCGGGCGGATCGAGCGGCGGATCGGCGGTCGCAGTCGCGCGCGGCTTCGCGAGCGCCGCGATCGGCACCGATACCGGCGGCTCGATCCGCATTCCGGCGGCCTGCAATGGCCTTGTCGGACTGCGTCCCGCGCATGGCATGCTGCCGCTGGACGGCGTCGCGCCGCTGGCCCCATCCACCGACACCATCGGCCCGATCGCCCGCACGGTCGAGGATGCCCGCGGGCTCTATCTCGCGATGGGCGGCAAGATCCCTGCGGGAGAAACCGGGGCGCCGCCGCGCATCGGCGTGCTGCGCGCCGCCTTCGGCACCGACCCGAGGGTGATCGCCGCCTGCGAACGCGCCTTGCGAAAACTGGCGGACGGCGGGGCCGAACTCGTCGATCCTTTCGCGATCCCCGATATCGCGCAAATGCTGGCCGGTCCGCATATCGTCGACGTCGAATTCGCGGCCGCGTTCGACGCGTATCTTGCCCGCAATTTCGTGGCCGGGACCGCACCGCAAAGCCTCGCCGCCTTGCTCGAAGGCGGCCGATTCCTTCCGGAATACCGCCCGGTGATCCTCGATCGCCTGTCGCGCAGCGCGGAAGAGGCGCAGGCTGTCCTTGCCGCTCATCGCCGCCTGACCGACACCCTGCTGCGGGCCATGGCGGAGCACCGCCTCGACGGGCTGTTCCACCCGACCCTGCGCGTCATTCCCGAGGGTCTGGGCAATCCCAAGGTCGGCTGGGCTCCCGAACTGGCGCCTCGCACCGGCTGGCCCGCGATCAGCGTTCCGGCGGGCGCGCAGACCTGCCCTGTCGGTGTGGAACTGCTGGCTCCGACGGGCCGCGAACAGCTGCTGTTCGATCTCGCCCGCATGATCGAGCAGGCTTGA
- a CDS encoding TonB-dependent receptor: MAALVFAAAPVMAQDAKTTTTVPAADESANSAGDIVVTAQRRSERLLDVPVAVTALSGDALQRLGAQNVSKVELATPGFTWGSQGSDSFPAIRGVRTSLVSAQTDPVIGFYLDGVYQSRTQQQSIPLFDIARVEVLRGPQGTLYGRNTFGGNISVVTSDPTDEFAAGVNLDRGNFDSARIDGFVNIPVSDTLQVRVAGVFQRHDGYVKSTTPGIVLNDLNENAQRVSLKWKPDDRLEVTIHAGTWRRDDAGAGSYGYKTAGTLINTSTGYQSINGSGVAVNPSVPNGSPNLAGRDVGTPVTGGAWTNDWDYQPFEHVAEDYVSGKIAYDLGFATVSSITGYTHFTAHRSADNDQSSKVFEAYGYGSGIQEPKTRSKAFSQEVQLASNSRTPLEWIVGAYYLKDDIFETYQQKVTAPGATTNGFRADSDIGVEALAFYGQASYAIVPDKLKLIGGIRYSHEKKSFVFSDFADAPPNTYDFTTPYVVTSGSPSFNSWTWRAGLQYTVDRNTMIYATASTGFASGGVNDSGGNPLIPQSYAPQKVDAYEAGFKSRILGGLGQFEASVFYNKFSNLQINIYTPLVSYFGSAGKARSYGAEMALRLNPVQALHIDATAALMNAEYTSYISGNNFYGLSDGTDPVSLNLKGNRIPQSPKLKTTLAVSYDIDLGTAGMLSPMGSWLHSSSYYTTDRNTVLDRQGSYDKFDASLRWSSPDDRTYVEAYGDNLSNQAVLLSGVIGRRQRIQVSYAAPRTYGIRVGTKF, translated from the coding sequence TTGGCGGCGCTGGTTTTCGCGGCGGCGCCCGTCATGGCGCAGGACGCCAAAACCACCACTACCGTGCCTGCGGCGGATGAATCCGCGAATTCGGCGGGCGATATCGTCGTTACCGCGCAGCGGCGCAGCGAGCGTCTGCTCGACGTTCCGGTTGCCGTCACCGCGCTCTCGGGGGATGCCCTGCAGCGGCTAGGCGCGCAGAACGTGTCCAAGGTGGAACTGGCGACGCCGGGCTTCACCTGGGGGTCGCAAGGGTCGGACTCGTTCCCGGCGATCCGCGGCGTGCGCACCAGCCTCGTCAGCGCGCAGACCGACCCGGTCATCGGGTTCTACCTCGACGGCGTCTACCAGAGCCGCACCCAGCAGCAGAGCATTCCGCTGTTCGACATCGCCCGTGTCGAGGTCCTGCGCGGCCCGCAAGGCACGCTTTACGGACGCAACACCTTCGGCGGCAACATCAGCGTCGTGACGTCCGATCCGACTGACGAATTCGCGGCCGGGGTCAACCTCGACAGGGGCAACTTCGATTCCGCCCGCATCGACGGCTTCGTCAACATTCCCGTCAGCGACACCCTTCAGGTGCGCGTGGCCGGGGTGTTCCAGCGCCATGACGGCTACGTCAAGTCGACGACCCCGGGCATCGTGCTCAACGACCTGAACGAGAACGCGCAGCGGGTCTCGCTCAAGTGGAAGCCCGACGACCGCCTCGAGGTGACCATCCATGCCGGGACCTGGCGCCGCGACGATGCAGGCGCGGGCTCCTACGGCTACAAGACCGCCGGTACGCTCATCAACACGTCCACCGGCTACCAGTCGATCAATGGATCGGGCGTGGCGGTGAACCCCTCCGTCCCCAATGGCAGCCCGAACCTGGCGGGCCGTGACGTGGGCACCCCTGTGACCGGCGGCGCCTGGACCAACGACTGGGATTACCAGCCGTTCGAGCATGTCGCCGAAGACTACGTTTCGGGCAAGATCGCCTATGACCTCGGCTTTGCCACGGTCAGTTCGATCACCGGCTACACGCACTTCACCGCTCACCGCAGCGCCGACAATGACCAGTCCAGCAAGGTCTTCGAAGCCTATGGCTACGGCTCGGGCATCCAGGAGCCGAAGACCCGCTCGAAGGCGTTCTCGCAGGAAGTGCAGCTTGCCTCGAACAGCCGCACGCCGCTGGAATGGATCGTCGGGGCCTACTACCTCAAGGACGACATCTTCGAGACGTACCAGCAGAAGGTCACCGCGCCCGGCGCTACGACCAACGGCTTCCGTGCGGACTCCGACATCGGCGTCGAGGCGCTCGCCTTCTATGGCCAGGCCAGCTACGCGATCGTGCCTGACAAGCTGAAGCTGATCGGCGGCATCCGCTATTCGCACGAGAAGAAGAGCTTCGTCTTCTCCGACTTCGCCGACGCGCCGCCGAACACCTACGATTTCACGACGCCTTATGTCGTCACCAGCGGCTCGCCCAGCTTCAACAGCTGGACCTGGCGCGCGGGCCTGCAGTACACCGTCGATCGCAACACGATGATCTACGCGACGGCATCGACCGGCTTCGCATCGGGCGGCGTCAACGACAGCGGCGGCAATCCGCTGATCCCGCAATCCTACGCGCCGCAGAAGGTGGACGCCTACGAAGCGGGCTTCAAGAGCCGCATCCTGGGCGGACTGGGCCAGTTCGAGGCCTCGGTGTTCTACAACAAGTTCAGTAACCTGCAGATCAACATCTACACGCCGCTGGTCTCGTACTTCGGCTCTGCCGGCAAGGCGCGCAGCTATGGTGCCGAGATGGCGCTGCGGCTGAATCCGGTACAGGCGCTGCACATCGATGCCACGGCGGCGCTGATGAATGCCGAGTACACCAGCTACATTAGCGGCAACAACTTCTACGGACTTTCCGATGGCACCGATCCGGTGTCGCTCAACCTGAAGGGCAACCGCATTCCGCAGTCGCCCAAGCTGAAGACGACGCTGGCGGTATCCTACGACATCGATCTGGGCACGGCGGGCATGTTGTCGCCGATGGGGTCGTGGCTGCATTCAAGCAGCTACTACACCACCGACCGCAACACCGTGCTGGACCGTCAGGGCAGCTACGACAAGTTCGACGCCTCGCTGCGCTGGAGCAGCCCGGACGATCGCACCTACGTCGAAGCCTATGGCGACAACCTGAGCAACCAGGCGGTGCTGCTGAGCGGCGTGATCGGTCGCCGCCAGCGCATCCAGGTGTCCTACGCGGCACCGCGCACGTACGGCATCCGCGTCGGCACCAAGTTCTGA
- a CDS encoding cupin domain-containing protein → MTEWTREAMAQRLVRYADLVPCRTAFIDTRTPGSTEKENFTIIGAGVSESADQFVHITEPHGFNVGAARQPEGCVNSQHSHETAEVFVVHSGHWRLIFGPNREDGTLDIAPGDVCSVPTRMFRGFEKLDEGVGFLWVVLGQDDPGKVTWAPAVFESAADFGLKLTKGGTLIDTSDGDYTLREAELEAPLSEDDLAQLRTPPLEKLAECMVRFADVAANPASPLAAPGVEEAGLIVPEATADGFAPGPISGWWPHGFNLRLLTLQTGAYVPRHSRREVEVIFVHSGTLEVSWDHGEILMGAGDTLTVPVGLPHALRNTASVPCVAYVVRGGEDVARPLFESGAAA, encoded by the coding sequence GTGACCGAGTGGACTCGCGAAGCGATGGCCCAGCGCCTCGTGCGCTACGCAGACCTCGTGCCTTGCCGCACCGCCTTCATCGATACCCGCACGCCGGGTTCGACCGAGAAGGAGAACTTCACGATCATCGGCGCGGGCGTGTCCGAAAGCGCCGACCAGTTCGTCCACATCACCGAGCCGCACGGCTTCAACGTCGGCGCTGCCCGCCAGCCAGAAGGCTGCGTCAACTCGCAGCACAGCCACGAGACGGCGGAAGTCTTCGTCGTCCACTCCGGCCACTGGCGCCTGATCTTCGGCCCCAACCGCGAGGACGGCACGCTCGACATCGCGCCGGGCGACGTCTGCTCGGTCCCTACCCGCATGTTCCGCGGCTTCGAAAAGCTGGACGAGGGCGTCGGCTTCCTGTGGGTGGTGCTCGGCCAGGACGATCCCGGCAAAGTCACCTGGGCGCCCGCTGTGTTCGAATCCGCCGCCGACTTCGGCCTCAAGCTGACCAAGGGCGGCACCCTGATCGACACCAGCGACGGCGACTACACCTTGCGTGAGGCCGAACTGGAAGCCCCGCTGAGCGAGGACGACCTTGCACAACTTCGCACGCCCCCGCTCGAAAAGCTGGCCGAATGCATGGTGCGCTTCGCGGACGTCGCCGCCAACCCGGCCTCGCCGCTGGCCGCACCCGGCGTCGAGGAAGCCGGGCTGATCGTCCCGGAGGCGACCGCAGACGGCTTCGCCCCCGGCCCGATCAGCGGTTGGTGGCCGCACGGCTTCAACTTGCGCCTGCTGACGCTCCAGACCGGCGCCTACGTGCCGCGCCACAGCCGCCGCGAAGTGGAAGTGATCTTCGTCCACTCCGGCACGCTGGAAGTGAGCTGGGACCACGGCGAGATCCTGATGGGCGCGGGCGACACCCTGACCGTGCCGGTAGGCCTGCCCCACGCCCTGCGCAACACCGCCTCGGTCCCTTGCGTGGCCTACGTGGTGCGCGGCGGCGAGGACGTCGCGCGGCCGCTGTTCGAGTCTGGCGCCGCAGCCTGA
- a CDS encoding alpha/beta fold hydrolase, translated as MSATGRNDADGLPLVLLAGTLCDARVFAPMLRHAALAGRPVVHYDMTGVASARGLAERALSQVSGRFIPVGFSLGAIVALEMAALAPERITAMALIAANGRDVPEADHADRRAAATTDPGVLVGEVLWERSVAAGARHDSALKATIVAMAQSQPPCTLALQTEVALTRSDKRPLLPIMRMPALVLGGAEDRIAPPELQRELAAGLPDAELVIAPDAGHFLPLECPDLCARTLADWLAHVRTLA; from the coding sequence ATGTCCGCCACTGGACGAAACGATGCCGACGGCCTGCCGCTCGTCCTGCTTGCGGGAACGCTGTGCGACGCGCGGGTGTTCGCGCCGATGCTGCGGCATGCGGCGCTGGCCGGGCGACCGGTGGTCCATTACGACATGACCGGCGTGGCATCGGCGCGGGGGCTGGCCGAACGGGCGCTTTCGCAGGTTTCCGGGCGCTTCATTCCGGTCGGCTTCTCGCTGGGGGCGATCGTGGCGCTGGAGATGGCGGCCCTCGCGCCCGAGCGGATCACCGCCATGGCGCTGATCGCCGCCAACGGGCGCGACGTACCGGAGGCAGATCACGCCGACCGCCGCGCCGCCGCCACGACCGATCCGGGAGTGCTGGTCGGCGAAGTGCTGTGGGAGCGCTCGGTCGCGGCCGGGGCGCGCCATGACAGCGCGCTGAAGGCGACGATCGTGGCGATGGCGCAAAGCCAGCCGCCCTGCACGCTGGCGCTGCAGACCGAAGTTGCCCTCACCCGTTCCGACAAGCGGCCGCTGCTGCCCATCATGCGCATGCCCGCACTGGTGCTGGGCGGGGCCGAGGATCGCATCGCTCCGCCCGAACTGCAGCGCGAACTGGCGGCGGGCCTGCCCGATGCCGAACTCGTGATCGCGCCGGATGCAGGGCATTTCCTGCCGCTCGAATGTCCCGATTTGTGCGCCCGCACGCTGGCCGACTGGCTGGCGCACGTGCGGACGCTCGCATAG